In the Deinococcus budaensis genome, one interval contains:
- the ffh gene encoding signal recognition particle protein yields the protein MFEALGNKLQDILDRVGRESKLTEKQVKEAMREIRMALLEADVNFTVAKDFVARVTEKAVGQEVQGSLTGGQTVVKLVHDELIQTLGGETHQPTLKNEGNVWFMVGLQGAGKTTSTGKLAAFYKGKGRRVLLVAADTQRPAARDQLEVLAKQVGVPVLKVADGETPQETKRRLDEHLKTDFRDLVIVDTAGRLQIDEALMDQLANLQTELQPTETLLVVDAMTGQEALNVARVFDERVHLSGLIITKMDGDARGGAALSARSVTGKPIYFAGTSEKLTGLDPFYPDRVAGRILGMGDVLGLIERAEQADLKAMEVKKPGDFDLEDLLTQLRQIRKMGPLGDLLKLIPGMSRALPEGFNVDEKQIQRIDAMISSMTAGERRNPKIIDGQRRKRIAAGSGHTVQDINRLLKMHEQMKDMMKLLQRMSGPGGKGPGKGMKPPRMPQMPPGLKR from the coding sequence ATGTTTGAGGCGCTCGGGAACAAGTTGCAGGACATCCTCGACCGGGTGGGCCGCGAGAGCAAGCTGACCGAGAAACAGGTCAAGGAGGCCATGCGCGAGATTCGCATGGCCCTGCTGGAAGCCGACGTGAACTTCACCGTCGCCAAGGATTTCGTGGCCCGCGTGACCGAGAAGGCGGTGGGCCAGGAGGTCCAGGGGTCGCTCACCGGCGGGCAGACGGTGGTCAAGCTCGTCCACGACGAACTGATTCAGACCCTGGGCGGCGAGACCCACCAGCCCACCCTGAAAAACGAGGGCAACGTCTGGTTCATGGTCGGCCTCCAGGGGGCGGGCAAGACCACCAGCACGGGCAAGCTGGCCGCCTTTTACAAGGGCAAGGGCCGCCGCGTGCTGCTCGTCGCCGCCGACACCCAGCGCCCCGCCGCCCGCGACCAGCTCGAAGTGCTGGCGAAGCAGGTCGGCGTGCCGGTCCTGAAGGTCGCCGACGGTGAGACGCCTCAGGAGACCAAGCGCCGTCTCGACGAGCACCTGAAAACCGATTTCCGCGACCTCGTGATCGTGGACACGGCGGGCCGCCTTCAGATCGACGAGGCGCTGATGGACCAACTCGCCAACCTCCAGACTGAACTCCAGCCTACCGAGACGCTGCTGGTGGTGGATGCGATGACCGGGCAGGAGGCGCTGAACGTCGCGCGCGTGTTCGACGAGCGGGTGCACCTTTCCGGCCTGATCATCACCAAGATGGACGGCGACGCGCGCGGCGGCGCGGCCCTCAGCGCCCGCAGCGTGACGGGCAAGCCGATTTACTTTGCGGGCACCAGCGAGAAACTGACGGGCCTGGACCCCTTCTACCCCGACCGGGTGGCGGGCCGCATCCTGGGCATGGGCGACGTGCTGGGGCTGATCGAGCGCGCCGAACAGGCCGACCTCAAGGCGATGGAGGTCAAAAAGCCCGGCGACTTCGATCTCGAGGACCTGCTGACCCAGCTGCGGCAGATTCGCAAGATGGGACCGCTGGGCGACCTGCTCAAGCTGATTCCCGGCATGAGCCGCGCGCTGCCCGAGGGCTTTAACGTGGACGAGAAGCAGATTCAGCGCATCGACGCGATGATCTCCTCCATGACGGCGGGGGAACGCCGCAACCCCAAGATCATCGACGGGCAGCGCCGCAAGCGCATTGCGGCGGGCAGCGGCCACACGGTGCAGGACATCAACCGACTGCTGAAAATGCACGAGCAGATGAAAGACATGATGAAGCTGCTCCAGCGCATGAGTGGCCCCGGCGGCAAGGGACCGGGCAAGGGCATGAAGCCGCCCCGCATGCCGCAGATGCCCCCGGGCCTGAAACGCTGA
- a CDS encoding histidine phosphatase family protein: protein MELLLIRHAQSLNNHLTGDPEYAARRQADPPLTELGRQQALRLASWAADDPFCQRITHLHTSLTTRAVQTAAPLARALGLSVHGLTEAYECGGLNSGPDGGFAPVMGRDHVSLQIDCPDLLWPDEIRGQAWEGGGEPWDPTGFAGRAANVSRHLRRVADEADVVALITHHDFAQYLIAELLGLPALHGEGLTFRLNNTATAHIELIPDPSGSDRRVLHWVNRTAHLTPDLLTL from the coding sequence ATGGAGCTTCTCCTGATTCGCCACGCTCAGTCCCTGAACAATCACCTGACAGGAGACCCGGAGTACGCGGCGAGGCGGCAGGCCGATCCACCCCTGACGGAGCTGGGGCGGCAGCAGGCCTTGCGGCTGGCGAGTTGGGCGGCCGATGACCCCTTCTGCCAGCGCATCACGCATCTCCATACGAGCCTCACGACCCGCGCCGTGCAGACGGCTGCGCCCCTCGCCCGGGCGCTCGGCCTCAGCGTTCACGGCCTCACCGAAGCCTACGAGTGCGGCGGGCTAAACAGCGGCCCGGACGGAGGATTCGCACCCGTGATGGGCCGTGACCACGTCTCGCTCCAGATTGACTGCCCGGACCTGTTATGGCCGGACGAGATTCGTGGTCAGGCCTGGGAGGGCGGCGGCGAACCCTGGGACCCTACGGGCTTTGCCGGGAGGGCAGCGAACGTGAGCCGTCACCTGCGCCGGGTGGCCGATGAAGCCGATGTGGTCGCTCTGATCACCCATCACGATTTCGCGCAATACCTGATTGCGGAGCTGCTGGGCCTCCCTGCGCTGCATGGCGAGGGGCTGACGTTCCGGCTGAACAACACCGCCACGGCCCACATAGAGCTGATTCCCGATCCCAGTGGATCGGACCGACGTGTTCTGCACTGGGTGAATCGGACCGCTCACCTGACTCCGGACTTGTTGACTCTCTGA